From Apium graveolens cultivar Ventura chromosome 9, ASM990537v1, whole genome shotgun sequence, the proteins below share one genomic window:
- the LOC141685134 gene encoding uncharacterized protein LOC141685134, producing MAESDSPIHSSPSTLQEDIIPPNVTANFQYFGQVNNNSADPFYIHPAENHNVVTPVLTDDNYASWSDNMEKALSVKAKSGFVDGYIPEPTDAAQIIFWKRANNLVTSSFVMNYYTRLRALWDGIDDIRPTQVCVCGHDSDILKNMNQHRVMEFLQRLHDHFTALCSSILQCDIFPPIISISNLVYQEEGQQDLNNIINPTIASTALTVTRHGHTNIRSAKKRNYYLCDHCQMGGHYIEHCHKLQGYPST from the exons ATGGCTGAGTCTGACTCTCCTATTCATTCATCTCCTTCCACTTTACAGGAAGATATCATACCTCCCAATGTTACCGCTAATTTTCAATATTTTGGGCAGGTTAACAACAATTCTGCAGACCCATTTTATATCCATCCTGCGGAAAATCATAATGTGGTCACTCCAGTTTTAACGGATGACAACTATGCATCCTGGTCTGACAATATGGAAAAAGCTTTGAGTGTCAAAGCAAAATCTGGTTTTGTTGATGGTTATATTCCGGAACCCACTGATGCTGCTCAAATTATATTTTGGAAAAGAGCAAATAACTTGGTCACTA GTTCTTTTGTTATGAACTACTATACTCGACTCCGTGCTTTATGGGACGGGATTGATGATATCCGACCCACACAAGTTTGTGTTTGTGGCCATGATAGTGACATCCTAAAAAATATGAATCAACACAGAGTCATGGAATTCTTGCAGAGACTTCATGATCATTTTACTGCCCTGTGTTCTTCAATTCTTCAGTGTGATATTTTCCCACCAATTATTAGTATATCCAATCTAGTTTATCAGGAAGAAGGTCAACAAGATTTGAACAATATTATTAATCCTACTATTGCCTCTACTGCTCTTACAGTAACTCGTCATGGGCATACTAACATCCGCTCAGCCAAGAAGCGTAATTATTATTTATGTGATCATTGTCAAATGGGTGGACACTATATCGAACATTGCCATAAATTACAAGGATATCCATCAACTTGA